A single genomic interval of Littorina saxatilis isolate snail1 linkage group LG17, US_GU_Lsax_2.0, whole genome shotgun sequence harbors:
- the LOC138953535 gene encoding mammalian ependymin-related protein 1-like, which produces MTTSCTFLHFYGRRRPSVMLAAILLFGLAFVAAQQPRPCESPAQWQAKLYRSDYSKNFTEFAKVTYDETNKRVREIEELDFNSDREFYDVLYLHNQGVEYRLGLKSRQCNKTALTRPFRPFGIPPESRYEGEFNLGPVNIPNEHVTVISFFGKFEDGSEYVGTVSSPDCIPVSSGFYANTTGFVHTSFYDVVPGIPDPTVFDIPSECGGPGR; this is translated from the exons ATGACAACTTCTTGTACTTTCCTCCATTTCTACGGACGCAGACGACCGTCAGTCatgttggccgccattttgttgttCGGTTTGGCGTTTGTCGCAGCACAGCAGCCTCGTCCTTGTG AATCACCCGCGCAATGGCAGGCCAAGTTGTACAGG TCTGACTACAGCAAGAACTTCACTGAGTTCGCTAAGGTCACTTACGACGAGACCAACAAACGTGTCCGTGAGATCGAAGAGCTGGACTTCAATTCCGACCGCGAGTTCTACGATGTCCTCTACCTGCATAATCAG GGCGTAGAGTACAGACTGGGTCTGAAGAGCCGACAGTGCAACAAGACTGCCTTGACCCGCCCCTTCAGACCCTTCGGAATCCCGCCAGAGTCCCGCTACGAGGGCGAGTTTAACCTAGGACCCGTCAacatccccaacgaacatgtcACCGTCATCTCATTTTTCGGAAAATTCGAGGACGGCA GTGAATACGTCGGTACCGTCAGCAGCCCCGACTGCATCCCCGTGTCCTCCGGGTTTTACGCCAACACGACTGGATTCGTCCATACCTC GTTTTATGACGTCGTTCCTGGTATTCCCGACCCAACGGTGTTCGACATTCCTAGCGAGTGCGGCGGACCCGGTCGTTAA
- the LOC138952550 gene encoding uncharacterized protein: MLIALLLCGVALAAAQSPTPCNAPPQFEARFRSWDVSKNFAQQARMAYDETNRRVREIEEVEIGKTREYYDVLYLHNMNREYRINLRTQKCNSSALTRAWIPFGVPPESKYEGTEVIGPVNIANEHITVEGFDGTTSEGGHYFGTVSASSCVPVTFIYEDSRVGRFHRSFYDFTLGIADPEVFNIPSNLLATIHNARRVQRERERESSMLVVLILAFVASAMAQVPQPCAGPASFTGRFRHTDRERKFFSEGKIYYDSVNQRIREFEFEDINSDKAVYDKLRLHNLNIEYTLDLKTRKCNVTVPRRGFRPYGVPPQGKFRGSGTVGAVGVPNEQVTVNIFEGDFAPKEPFFVTVTSPDCFVVEFGAYASDFGYEHREFYDVVSGITDPMAFVPPQECISP, from the exons atgttGATCGCACTACTGCTTTGTGGCGTTGCTTTGGCGGCTGCCCAGTCACCTACACCTTGCA ATGCTCCACCCCAGTTTGAAGCCAGATTTCGTTCG TGGGACGTGAGCAAAAACTTTGCCCAGCAAGCCAGAATGGCATATGATGAGACCAACAGACGGGTCCGAGAAATCGAAGAAGTCGAAATTGGTAAGACTCGCGAATACTATGATGTGCTCTACCTTCACAATATG AACAGAGAGTACCGCATCAACCTCCGGACACAGAAATGTAACTCCAGCGCACTCACGCGTGCTTGGATCCCGTTCGGTGTACCACCAGAGTCTAAATACGAAGGCACCGAGGTCATAGGCCCTGTCAACATtgccaacgaacacatcaccgttgAGGGCTTTGACGGAACCACGTCAGAAGGGG GTCATTACTTCGGCACCGTCTCTGCTTCTTCCTGCGTGCCTGTGACCTTCATTTACGAAGACAGTAGGGTCGGCCGCTTCCACAGAAG TTTCTATGACTTCACACTAGGAATCGCCGACCCCGAAGTGTTCAACATTCCCAGTAACT TGTTGGCAACCATCCACAATGCTA GAcgagtgcagagagagagagagagagagagcagcatGTTGGTTGTACTCATCCTCGCTTTTGTCGCCAGCGCGATGGCACAGGTCCCTCAGCCGTGTG CTGGGCCCGCCTCCTTCACCGGAAGATTCAGACAT actgacagagagcGCAAGTTTTTCAGCGAGGGAAAGATTTACTACGACTCCGTCAACCAGCGTATCCGAGAGTTCGAGTTTGAGGACATCAACAGCGACAAGGCTGTCTACGACAAGCTCAGGCTTCACAATCTG AACATCGAGTACACTCTGGACCTGAAGACACGCAAGTGCAACGTCACCGTTCCCCGTCGCGGCTTCAGGCCTTACGGAGTCCCCCCACAGGGAAAATTCCGTGGCAGCGGCACCGTGGGAGCCGTCGGTGTGCCCAACGAGCAGGTCACCGTCAACATCTTCGAGGGAGATTTTGCACCTAAAG aACCTTTCTTCGTAACTGTGACCTCGCCCGATTGCTTCGTTGTGGAGTTCGGAGCCTATGCCAGCGACTTCGGATATGAGCACAGAGA ATTCTACGACGTCGTTTCGGGCATTACGGACCCCATGGCCTTCGTCCCACCTCAGGAGTGCATTTCACCTTAG